CCCTCCTTTTTACAAATTCCTGCCGAGCAAGCTAACTGAGCTCTCACAGAGGTGCAAGCCGTACGGTCTCGAGTTTATTTAGTAATGGAGTCGATTTGGTTTTTAAGCGCAATGTACTCTTTGGTGTCTTTGGGAATCTTACGGAGCGCTTTCATCATGAATGCTTTTCCGATATCAATGTGACCCGCTGCAGCTTCTGCGCGCCCTACGAGAAATAGTGCTTCAAGATTATCTGGGTCAACTGTCAGAACTTGACGCATCAACGCGACAGATTCTTTAGTCTGTTTGTTCTCCGAAACCTTGCGTAATAGGCGTCCATAGCGTAGGAGGATTTCTACGTTTTTTGGGGCAATGTAAGCTGCTTGTCGCAAAGCTTCCGCTTCTTTGGAAACTTCACCTAGTACTCGATATGCATCTGCAGCTTTTACCCAGCCATTCAAATCATCTTGATTTTTACGAAGCTTGTGTTCCAGTCGTCCGACTATATATCTAACCACCCGGTTCTGGTCTGCTTCGGATATTACGGTGGCAGCGCTGAGATCTTTCTTGGTTATCCACCATGCCGGTGAACTTTTCAGTAATTCTCGCATTAGGCGCATTGCTTGAGCGGACAGTATAGGCTTCAGCCCAATCTTTTTTGCAATAGTATCCGCAGTGTAGAAAAGGATTGGTAGATATGGTGCCTGAATAGGGCTCTCGTCGATCAAGGTTTGTAGTGCTGAGTAAGCCTCTGGTTCTTTACCGTCGGCTGCATCGGCTAAGGCTAGGTAGTAGCGCGCTCTTGGTTCTGCGGGCTCATTTTCTAAAACGGTTACAAATGTGGATCGAACGATAGGTGTAAATATCTTGCCAGCAGCAAAATAAAGAGTTTCCCCATAAACAGAATGGGCTTCTGAGTCTCGTTTGTTGGTTTTAATAGCCCTCTCTGCGGAACGCACAGCTTTTTCGTACTTTCCAAGATTTATGTAATAGCGTGCCAGCATTACCCAGCCGCGAGTGTTTTTTGATTCAATTTGTAACTGCTGCAACAAGCCTT
The DNA window shown above is from Pseudomonadota bacterium and carries:
- the ccmI gene encoding c-type cytochrome biogenesis protein CcmI, giving the protein MKIFWLFASILLGIGLGAMLWPLLSLHSAKSDFLRDDKKVYMAQLNKLERDHREGRLSDIEAKAARTHFARRLLGSTSHAEDDIEPRFSNKLRDIILVTTVILVPVVSFGLYIAIGKPSLVDQRFTIHPKAETQAGSASSNNLEAMAQGLLQQLQIESKNTRGWVMLARYYINLGKYEKAVRSAERAIKTNKRDSEAHSVYGETLYFAAGKIFTPIVRSTFVTVLENEPAEPRARYYLALADAADGKEPEAYSALQTLIDESPIQAPYLPILFYTADTIAKKIGLKPILSAQAMRLMRELLKSSPAWWITKKDLSAATVISEADQNRVVRYIVGRLEHKLRKNQDDLNGWVKAADAYRVLGEVSKEAEALRQAAYIAPKNVEILLRYGRLLRKVSENKQTKESVALMRQVLTVDPDNLEALFLVGRAEAAAGHIDIGKAFMMKALRKIPKDTKEYIALKNQIDSITK